The following proteins are encoded in a genomic region of Glycine max cultivar Williams 82 chromosome 18, Glycine_max_v4.0, whole genome shotgun sequence:
- the LOC100804483 gene encoding V-type proton ATPase subunit B 2, producing MGVAQNIPDAEEGTLEIGMEYRTVSGVAGPLVILDKVKGPKFQEIVNIRLGDGTTRRGQVLEVDGEKAVVQVFEGTSGIDNKFTTVQFTGEVLKTPVSLDMLGRIFNGSGKPIDNGPPILPEAYLDISGSSINPSERTYPEEMIQTGISTIDVMNSIARGQKIPLFSAAGLPHNEIAAQICRQAGLVKRLEKSDNLLEGGGEEDNFAIVFAAMGVNMETAQFFKRDFEENGSMERVTLFLNLANDPTIERIITPRIALTTAEYLAYECGKHVLVILTDMSSYADALREVSAAREEVPGRRGYPGYMYTDLATIYERAGRIEGRKGSITQIPILTMPNDDITHPTPDLTGYITEGQIYIDRQLYNRQIYPPINVLPSLSRLMKSAIGEGMTRKDHSDVSNQLYANYAIGKDVQAMKAVVGEEALSSEDLLYLEFLEKFERKFVAQGAYDTRNIFQSLDLAWTLLRIFPRELLHRIPAKTLDQFYSRDASN from the exons ATGGGTGTGGCTCAAAACATTCCCGATGCGGAGGAGGGAACCTTGGAGATTGGAATGG AATACAGAACTGTTTCTGGAGTTGCTGGGCCATTGGTCATTCTTGATAAAGTTAAG GGACCCAAGTTTCAAGAGATTGTTAACATTCGCTTAGGAGATGGTACTACTCGGCGTGGACAAGTGCTAGAAGTTGATGGTGAAAAGGCTGTTGTTCAG GTCTTTGAGGGTACATCTGGGATTGACAATAAATTTACAACTGTGCAATTTACTGGAGAG GTGTTAAAAACTCCAGTATCATTGGACATGCTTGGCCGCATATTCAATGGTTCTGGAAAACCAATTGATAATGGTCCACCCATTTTACCTGAGGCTTACTTGGACATATCAG GAAGTTCCATCAACCCTAGTGAGAGAACCTATCCAGAGGAGATGATACAGACAGGAATATCTACCATTGATGTCATGAATTCTATTGCTAGAGGTCAAAAGATCCCTCTATTCTCAGCTGCTGGTCTCCCCCATAATGAAATTGCTGCACAGATATGCCGTCAGGCTGGCTTAGTCAAGCGACTAGAAAAGTCTGATAATCTTCTCGAG GGTGGAGGAGAAGAGGACAATTTTGCCATTGTGTTTGCAGCTATGGGAGTTAACATGGAGACTGCACAGTTTTTCAAACGTGACTTTGAGGAAAATGGCTCGATGGAGAGAGTGACCCTTTTCCTTAATCTG GCAAATGATCCTACGATTGAGCGTATCATCACTCCTCGTATTGCTCTTACTACTGCTGAATATTTGGCATATGAATGTGGCAAGCATGTTCTTGTGATACTAACTGATATGAGTTCTTATGCTGATGCTCTTCGTGAG GTATCTGCTGCCCGAGAAGAAGTACCTGGTAGACGTGGGTATCCCGGCTACATGTATACAGATCTTGCAACAATATACGAACGTGCTGGAAGAATTGAGGGGCGAAAAGGCTCTATTACACAAATTCCAATTCTAACCATGCCTAATGATG ATATTACGCATCCAACTCCTGATCTTACAGGATATATTACTGAGGGACAGATATATATCGACAGACAGTTGTATAACAGGCAG ATATATCCTCCAATCAATGTCCTTCCATCATTGTCTCGTTTGATGAAG AGTGCCATTGGTGAGGGAATGACACGAAAGGATCATTCTGATGTGTCCAACCAG cTCTATGCAAATTATGCCATTGGAAAGGATGTCCAGGCAATGAAAGCCGTGGTCGGAGAAGAAGCACTTTCATCTGAGGACCTG CTGTATTTGGAATTTTTGGAGAAGTTTGAGAGGAAGTTTGTTGCCCAAGGAGCATACGATACACGCAATATCTTCCAGTCACTAGATCTTGCATGGACTTTGCTTCGGATTTTCCCTCGCGAGCTTCTCCACCGTATTCCTGCAAAGACTCTTGATCAGTTCTACAGCCGAGATGCCAGTAACTGA
- the LOC100805386 gene encoding trafficking protein particle complex subunit 2-like protein, which yields MIVCVAVVGHQNNPLYIQSFTEADDALKLHHIVHCSLDVVDERVNNPKKSGPMLNETFLGLLYPIENYKVYGYLTNTKVKFILVTTDLDVKDADVRNFFRRFHAAYVDAVSNPFHVPGKKITSRTFAERVSTIVKSFGLSSAG from the exons ATGATTGTCTGCGTCGCCGTCGTCGGTCACCAG AACAATCCGCTGTACATACAGAGCTTCACGGAGGCCGATGATGCTCTCAAGCTCCACCACATCGTCCATTGCTCGCTCGATGTGGTCGACGAGCGAG TGAACAATCCTAAAAAGTCTGGGCCGATGCTTAATGAGACGTTTTTGGGACTGCTTTATCCTATTGAAAACTACAAAGT ATATGGATATCTGACTAATACGAAGGTGAAATTTATCTTGGTGACCACGGATCTGGATGTTAAAGATGCGGATGTAAGGAAT TTTTTCAGGAGGTTCCATGCCGCATATGTAGATGCAGTTTCAAACCCATTCCATGTACCAGGCAAAAAGATAACCTCCAGAACTTTTGCAGAAAGAGTGAGCACAATTGTCAAGTCATTTGGCTTGAGTTCTGCTGGGTGA
- the LOC100500673 gene encoding uncharacterized protein LOC100500673 yields the protein MAGRFRELMKKYGKVALGVHLSVSTASITGLYVAIRNNVDVESILEKFHMGTVSEGQNPNPNHSDGAAAPPKNRTAQIAASAGGAFTLAILCNKALFPVRVPITVALTPPIARFLARRKIIKSGV from the coding sequence ATGGCTGGTCGATTCCGTGAGCTGATGAAGAAATATGGAAAAGTCGCACTCGGCGTTCACTTGAGCGTCTCCACCGCCTCCATCACGGGTCTCTACGTGGCCATCAGAAACAACGTTGACGTGGAATCCATCCTCGAGAAGTTCCACATGGGCACCGTCTCCGAGGGacaaaaccctaaccctaatcaCTCAGACGGCGCCGCCGCGCCACCCAAGAACCGGACGGCTCAGATCGCCGCCTCCGCCGGCGGCGCCTTCACGCTGGCGATCCTCTGCAACAAGGCGCTGTTCCCCGTGCGCGTTCCCATAACCGTCGCCCTCACTCCCCCCATCGCGAGGTTCCTCGCGAGGAGGAAGATCATCAAGAGCGGCGTATGA